A window of the Microvirga terrae genome harbors these coding sequences:
- a CDS encoding histidine kinase famiy protein: MTHDKYSEQQGNQRPELDIQGDGQSSGTPAAGEHENVSYNPTGGPGIHHWQKATISKPGLGERGNVFFAAIEMTRMPIILTDPNLPDNPIVFANRAFQDLTGYTEEEVLGRNCRFLQGAHTDRESVAELREAIAENHAVSVELLNYKRDGTPFWNACFIAPVFDKDDKLLYFFASQLDVTRRRTSEQAFRQAQKMESIGQLTAGLAHDFNNLLQVVSGNLELALSRTDDESLRRPLENASRAAERGAKLTKQLLAFARKTRLEAKPTNLNTLITEFGDMLENSVGPQIEIEFNLRSRVPAALVDPVHLEMAVLNVLINARDAMPKGGTVTIGTSKVHLNGDAAAHHLPSGDYVALTIADEGEGMPPHVLDRATEPFFTTKSQGKGTGLGLAMVHGFVQQSLGRLEIESERGKGTTIRMLFPAAETQAQVPRQPVKNLAQAEPRGHAETILVVEDSNDVLDLAREHLTALGYTILTARDADEALAVFDRAESRIDLLFTDLVMPGSMNGLALADAIRERLPGIGVLLTTGYNDDLLTEGKASAGADVIGKPYRRSDLADRVRAALNNRGKERRVPQAGLSRGPRHEG, encoded by the coding sequence ATGACTCACGATAAGTACAGCGAACAACAAGGCAATCAGAGGCCCGAACTGGACATCCAGGGCGATGGTCAGAGCAGCGGCACGCCCGCCGCGGGCGAGCACGAGAACGTGTCCTACAATCCGACTGGCGGTCCGGGCATCCACCACTGGCAAAAGGCCACGATCAGTAAACCGGGTCTTGGCGAGCGGGGGAACGTCTTCTTCGCTGCCATCGAGATGACCCGGATGCCGATCATCCTCACGGATCCCAACCTGCCGGACAACCCCATCGTCTTTGCCAACCGCGCCTTCCAGGATCTCACCGGTTACACCGAGGAGGAGGTGCTCGGACGCAACTGCCGCTTCCTTCAGGGTGCCCATACGGACCGCGAGTCCGTTGCCGAGCTTCGGGAAGCCATCGCTGAGAACCACGCTGTCTCAGTCGAGCTCCTGAACTACAAGCGGGACGGAACCCCGTTCTGGAACGCCTGCTTCATCGCGCCCGTCTTCGACAAGGACGACAAGCTCCTCTACTTCTTTGCCTCCCAGCTCGACGTCACGCGGCGGCGGACCTCGGAGCAGGCCTTCCGCCAAGCGCAGAAGATGGAGAGCATCGGCCAGCTCACCGCGGGTCTGGCCCATGACTTCAACAATCTTCTGCAAGTGGTCTCGGGCAATCTGGAGCTGGCGCTCTCGCGGACGGACGACGAGTCCCTGCGACGGCCGCTCGAGAACGCTAGCCGTGCCGCCGAGCGCGGCGCCAAGCTGACCAAGCAGCTCCTGGCCTTCGCCCGCAAGACCCGGCTCGAGGCGAAGCCCACGAACCTGAACACCCTCATCACCGAGTTCGGCGACATGCTGGAGAACTCGGTTGGCCCGCAAATCGAAATCGAATTCAACCTGCGCTCCCGGGTGCCGGCAGCCCTGGTGGATCCAGTGCATCTGGAGATGGCGGTGCTCAACGTGCTGATCAACGCCCGTGACGCCATGCCGAAGGGTGGCACAGTGACCATCGGCACCTCCAAGGTCCACCTGAACGGTGATGCGGCGGCTCATCACCTGCCGTCTGGCGACTATGTGGCTCTGACCATCGCCGATGAGGGTGAGGGCATGCCGCCCCATGTACTGGATCGGGCAACCGAGCCCTTCTTCACCACCAAGAGCCAGGGCAAGGGCACCGGGCTCGGTCTCGCGATGGTGCATGGTTTCGTGCAGCAATCCCTCGGTCGTCTGGAGATCGAGAGTGAGCGCGGCAAGGGCACGACCATCCGCATGCTCTTCCCCGCAGCCGAGACACAGGCGCAAGTCCCGCGTCAGCCGGTCAAGAACCTGGCGCAGGCGGAACCAAGGGGGCACGCGGAGACGATCCTTGTTGTCGAGGACAGCAACGATGTCCTCGACCTTGCCCGGGAGCACCTGACGGCCCTCGGATACACGATCCTGACCGCCCGTGACGCCGATGAGGCGCTCGCCGTGTTCGACAGGGCCGAGAGCAGGATCGACCTGCTGTTCACCGATCTGGTCATGCCGGGCAGCATGAATGGGTTGGCCCTGGCCGATGCCATCCGCGAGCGCTTGCCCGGAATCGGAGTTCTCCTGACCACAGGCTACAACGATGACCTGCTGACGGAAGGGAAGGCCTCGGCCGGAGCCGATGTGATCGGCAAGCCGTACCGGCGGTCCGATCTGGCCGACCGGGTCCGGGCAGCCCTCAACAACCGTGGGAAGGAGCGGCGGGTGCCCCAAGCAGGCTTATCGCGGGGGCCACGGCACGAAGGCTGA
- a CDS encoding Crp/Fnr family transcriptional regulator, with product MTAGPHSPHTLMIRKLESIFRLSDEEKQALQGLPVQLQVLRADQDIVRVGDRPSQCCLLVEGYTCLYKLTTEGKRQIVAFQVPGDMPDLQSLHLKVLDNSLATVTPCTVAFIQHEDLRRICARYSRITAALWRETLVDASVFREWVLNVGRREAFSRMAHLLCEFRVRLKAVELAEGDTFDLPFTQGELADAIGTSNVHVNRVLRELRTKGLIRSKGIQVTIPDWEKLKEAAGFDPLYLHLEQDRAA from the coding sequence ATGACAGCAGGTCCCCACTCCCCTCATACCCTGATGATCCGCAAGCTGGAGAGCATCTTCCGCCTTTCCGATGAAGAGAAGCAAGCGCTCCAGGGCTTGCCGGTGCAGCTTCAAGTCCTCAGGGCCGATCAGGACATCGTGCGCGTCGGCGACCGTCCCTCGCAGTGCTGCCTGCTGGTGGAAGGCTACACCTGCCTCTACAAGCTGACTACAGAGGGCAAGCGTCAGATCGTGGCCTTCCAGGTGCCTGGGGACATGCCTGACCTGCAAAGTCTGCACCTGAAGGTGCTCGACAACAGCCTCGCCACGGTCACACCGTGCACGGTCGCATTCATCCAGCATGAGGACCTGCGCCGCATCTGCGCGCGCTATTCTCGGATCACCGCTGCCCTCTGGCGCGAAACCTTGGTCGATGCCTCCGTCTTTCGGGAGTGGGTGCTGAATGTTGGTCGGCGCGAAGCCTTCAGCCGGATGGCTCACCTTCTGTGCGAGTTTCGTGTGAGGCTGAAGGCGGTGGAGCTTGCTGAAGGTGACACCTTCGATCTGCCGTTCACCCAAGGTGAACTGGCGGATGCGATCGGCACCAGCAACGTCCACGTCAACCGGGTGCTCAGGGAGCTTCGGACCAAGGGCTTGATCCGGAGCAAGGGAATACAGGTAACCATTCCCGACTGGGAGAAGTTAAAGGA